A part of Paenibacillus sp. IHBB 10380 genomic DNA contains:
- a CDS encoding LysR family transcriptional regulator — protein sequence MTFKTILETGSYTNAAFKLGYTQSTITSHIQTLEQEIGEALFTYVQKKLTSIGKELLPSVNDLLGTYNQISTLKNKKNISGELRIAAPKTYALQKY from the coding sequence ATAACATTTAAAACCATATTAGAAACTGGGAGCTATACCAATGCAGCTTTTAAACTTGGTTATACTCAATCTACGATTACATCCCATATACAGACTTTAGAACAAGAGATAGGAGAGGCGTTATTTACGTATGTTCAAAAAAAGCTAACCTCTATTGGCAAAGAACTTTTACCATCGGTTAACGATCTTTTAGGAACGTATAATCAAATATCCACGCTAAAAAATAAAAAGAATATAAGTGGAGAGTTAAGAATTGCAGCGCCAAAAACATACGCATTACAAAAATATTAA
- a CDS encoding MFS transporter, with amino-acid sequence MEQVAKQSKQSRQQSQVTYVGGRAVVLVVTLILCVLSYQLNASMLTPALPDIAKAMHVSVSQVSQVSSLFFLGGAIGGVVLSRWSDFIGRRRALVIVLLILGAGTILCIFASNFTFLLIGRVLQGASSAAFQLAYVILSEAFSAKVFGTVLGILTAVNGGVGGIDGYIGGLLSNQFGYRSIFIVIFILGLVALLCVMLVVPKERRAETTRTMDWWGAGVLSIGLICVTYFVSNGPSEGWLAPITLIYLFGTVICLIAFWFIEKKCKTPMISVQHLRSRQVWPVISTTILTLSSTFAVINFTIVLLSQDHQVGYGLDAATSALLFLTPAALIGVFSAPLSGWLAGKWGWIFLQRVGMIINIAVLIVISILPQSQWLVFASIAVLGVTYNGLILTTINGLGVLLSPEEAPAALPGLNGAAFGIGAGLGIGIVAPYVAQGTISGYSTALWVSVGIAVLALISSLFIAPRQGQKL; translated from the coding sequence ATGGAACAAGTAGCGAAGCAATCGAAGCAATCACGGCAGCAAAGTCAAGTAACCTACGTCGGAGGCCGTGCAGTAGTTTTGGTAGTAACCTTAATTTTGTGTGTTTTGTCGTATCAATTGAATGCGAGCATGCTTACACCAGCACTTCCAGATATCGCAAAAGCCATGCATGTAAGTGTTAGTCAGGTTTCGCAGGTTTCATCCTTGTTTTTCCTTGGCGGAGCGATAGGCGGCGTCGTACTGAGCCGATGGAGTGATTTTATCGGTCGACGTCGCGCCCTTGTCATTGTTCTCCTCATACTGGGAGCGGGAACCATTCTATGTATCTTTGCTTCAAATTTCACTTTCTTATTGATCGGCCGAGTGCTCCAAGGTGCCTCGAGCGCAGCGTTCCAGCTAGCTTACGTGATTTTGAGCGAGGCCTTCAGCGCGAAGGTCTTCGGAACCGTCCTCGGCATCCTCACGGCAGTGAATGGAGGGGTTGGAGGTATTGATGGATATATTGGTGGCCTGCTTAGTAACCAGTTCGGTTATCGATCAATCTTCATCGTTATCTTTATTTTGGGACTTGTGGCTTTATTATGCGTAATGCTTGTCGTCCCCAAGGAAAGAAGGGCTGAAACAACCCGAACGATGGACTGGTGGGGTGCGGGGGTACTTTCCATTGGATTGATCTGCGTAACGTACTTTGTATCTAATGGCCCATCGGAGGGCTGGCTGGCACCTATTACGCTTATTTACCTTTTCGGAACCGTTATCTGTTTGATTGCTTTCTGGTTCATTGAGAAGAAATGCAAGACGCCGATGATATCCGTCCAGCATCTTCGTTCCCGTCAGGTGTGGCCCGTAATTTCGACTACCATTCTGACTCTGTCTAGCACCTTTGCGGTTATCAACTTTACTATCGTTCTGCTCAGTCAGGATCACCAGGTAGGGTATGGACTTGACGCCGCTACATCCGCGTTACTTTTCCTTACGCCTGCTGCGTTAATCGGTGTATTCTCTGCGCCATTGTCCGGTTGGCTTGCCGGCAAATGGGGCTGGATTTTCTTGCAGCGGGTAGGCATGATTATCAACATTGCAGTCCTCATTGTGATCTCGATACTTCCGCAAAGTCAATGGCTTGTGTTCGCTTCGATTGCTGTTTTAGGTGTCACATACAATGGACTGATTCTTACGACCATCAACGGGCTAGGAGTACTTCTTTCGCCTGAAGAAGCACCTGCAGCGTTGCCAGGACTTAACGGTGCCGCGTTCGGTATTGGCGCTGGTCTTGGCATAGGGATCGTAGCTCCGTATGTCGCTCAAGGAACGATTAGCGGATACAGCACCGCTCTGTGGGTATCCGTTGGTATTGCTGTATTGGCATTAATATCAAGTCTATTCATTGCTCCTAGACAGGGTCAGAAGCTCTAG